A single genomic interval of Brevibacillus brevis harbors:
- a CDS encoding MDR family MFS transporter has product MSHIPHALRRVFAAYPTLLWVRLFGETLTSLSSAMIAPFLVLYLSENIGGSVTMTMLVIGLQPFSEILLTLFAGGITDRYRRKSIMLLALFLQGFAMLGMAWADSILGFAILYIINGAGRSLFIPVSRAHLADTISSTQMAGAFALLNTSSSIGAALGPLVGVIIYKYDPAMAFLFTAISLLIYAFAVWWKIPQTPLPEAPVEEAADVRSRGSWHVYRPALAIMMLSLPISLFYAQTETNLQLHLKYTLPDYLQTLALLIAVKGGMLLLFEYLLVKWTQHLPARLLISGSYICFLIVSLGYAFIDNVPVLLALQVLLVIGESIGLTQLMAFVTRISPVTMRGRYFAITGTHWDISRMCGPYLGSLVLLHYGGTLLFTIVAGILLIGAGFIYVYLSNNEKASPLEQEG; this is encoded by the coding sequence ATGTCACACATCCCTCATGCACTCCGTCGAGTCTTTGCTGCGTATCCGACACTCCTCTGGGTCCGTTTGTTCGGAGAAACGCTTACCTCTTTATCCAGCGCCATGATCGCCCCGTTTCTCGTCTTGTACTTGAGCGAGAACATCGGCGGCTCTGTCACTATGACCATGCTCGTCATTGGTTTGCAGCCCTTCTCCGAGATTTTGCTGACGCTATTTGCCGGTGGCATCACGGACCGTTATCGCCGAAAATCGATCATGCTACTCGCCTTGTTTCTGCAAGGCTTCGCCATGCTGGGAATGGCTTGGGCAGACTCAATACTGGGCTTTGCGATCCTGTATATCATCAACGGTGCTGGGCGCTCCTTGTTTATCCCTGTCAGCCGTGCACATCTCGCTGATACGATTTCCTCCACACAAATGGCTGGTGCTTTTGCCCTTCTCAATACTTCCAGCAGTATCGGGGCCGCATTGGGACCTTTAGTCGGTGTCATCATTTATAAGTACGATCCTGCTATGGCATTTTTATTTACTGCGATCTCGCTATTGATCTATGCTTTTGCCGTCTGGTGGAAAATACCGCAAACCCCACTGCCAGAAGCTCCCGTCGAAGAAGCAGCAGACGTACGTTCACGCGGCTCCTGGCATGTTTATCGACCAGCCCTTGCCATTATGATGCTGTCTTTGCCGATCAGTCTGTTTTACGCGCAAACCGAAACGAACCTCCAGCTTCATCTGAAATACACGCTGCCAGACTATTTGCAAACACTCGCCTTGCTCATTGCGGTAAAAGGGGGCATGTTGCTTCTGTTCGAGTATTTGCTCGTCAAATGGACCCAGCACTTGCCAGCCCGCCTGTTGATTAGTGGCTCGTACATTTGTTTTCTCATCGTATCCTTGGGCTACGCCTTTATTGACAACGTACCTGTCCTTCTCGCTTTGCAAGTGTTACTCGTCATCGGAGAGAGTATTGGTCTGACGCAATTGATGGCCTTCGTCACACGGATATCACCTGTCACAATGCGCGGGCGGTACTTCGCGATCACAGGAACACACTGGGATATTTCCCGCATGTGCGGACCGTACTTGGGCAGCCTTGTCTTGCTGCACTATGGCGGCACGCTGCTTTTCACCATTGTCGCAGGCATTCTCTTAATCGGTGCCGGATTCATATACGTGTATCTTTCCAACAACGAAAAAGCCTCCCCGCTTGAACAGGAAGGCTGA
- a CDS encoding ABC transporter ATP-binding protein, with amino-acid sequence MLKITNVNKVFNAGTVNEKIALRNVNLQVKKGEFITVIGSNGAGKSTMMNMISGGLTPDNGSITIDGKDVTRLAEHQRAGLIGRVFQDPMAGTAPNMTIEENLAIALGRGKRRTLGFGVNNQKRELFREQLKQLDQGLENRLKTKVGFLSGGQRQALSLLMATFTEPKILLLDEHTAALDPKRAQLIVDLTEKIVERYKLTTIMVTHNMEQALNMGNRLLMLHDGGIILDIPDEKKRTMKPQDLLRAFETARGGESFSEDRFLLT; translated from the coding sequence ATGCTTAAAATTACAAACGTCAACAAAGTATTCAACGCAGGAACTGTGAATGAAAAGATCGCGCTTCGAAACGTCAATCTGCAGGTAAAGAAAGGAGAGTTCATCACCGTTATCGGTAGTAATGGTGCCGGTAAATCGACGATGATGAACATGATCTCCGGTGGACTGACGCCAGATAACGGTAGCATTACAATTGACGGCAAAGATGTCACGCGCTTGGCGGAGCACCAACGCGCAGGTCTGATCGGCCGTGTGTTTCAGGACCCAATGGCAGGTACAGCGCCGAACATGACGATTGAGGAAAATCTGGCAATCGCTTTGGGGCGGGGGAAACGCCGTACACTTGGATTTGGGGTGAATAACCAGAAGAGAGAGCTGTTCCGCGAGCAGCTCAAGCAGTTGGATCAAGGGCTGGAGAACCGTTTGAAGACCAAAGTTGGTTTTCTCTCAGGAGGACAGCGTCAAGCGCTTAGTCTGTTGATGGCTACCTTCACAGAGCCGAAGATTTTGCTCCTCGATGAGCATACAGCAGCGCTTGACCCGAAACGGGCGCAGTTGATTGTAGATTTAACGGAAAAAATCGTGGAGCGCTATAAACTGACAACGATCATGGTCACGCATAATATGGAACAAGCGTTGAACATGGGGAATCGTCTGTTGATGCTCCACGATGGGGGAATCATCCTCGACATTCCGGATGAGAAAAAACGGACGATGAAACCGCAGGATCTGCTTCGAGCATTCGAAACAGCCCGCGGTGGAGAAAGCTTCAGTGAAGATCGCTTTTTGTTAACCTAA
- a CDS encoding ABC transporter permease translates to MNQLAVMGAIEQGLLFGILALGVYLTFRVLNVPDLTVDGSFALGGAIAAKFIIDGTNPFLATLLAFIVGGLAGAFTGVLHTKGKINALLAGILTMIALYSINLRVMGKANLPLLREDTLFTYVKDMGIPNLAVGGVTLLSGVAIVFIVGVMVLKLIIDWFLHTDMGLDLRATGDNSKMIRSFGVNTDSTTIIGLALSNGLVALAGAWVAQYQGFADVGMGIGMIVIGLASVIVGEVLFGSSSIFRVTLAVILGSIVYRLVIALALDAGLNPSDMKLITALIVIFALTVPTVAKGIWKKQAGRTARGGSSDA, encoded by the coding sequence ATGAATCAACTGGCAGTAATGGGAGCCATTGAGCAAGGTTTACTATTTGGTATCTTGGCTCTCGGTGTATATCTGACCTTCCGAGTCCTGAACGTTCCTGACTTGACCGTAGATGGTAGTTTTGCCTTGGGAGGCGCAATCGCAGCCAAGTTCATTATCGATGGAACCAATCCGTTTTTGGCTACTCTGCTGGCTTTCATCGTAGGTGGTCTGGCAGGAGCTTTTACGGGCGTCTTGCATACCAAAGGAAAGATTAACGCACTTTTGGCGGGGATCTTGACGATGATCGCTTTGTACTCAATCAATTTGCGTGTCATGGGGAAAGCGAATCTGCCTCTTTTGCGGGAGGATACCCTGTTCACTTATGTGAAGGATATGGGCATTCCAAACCTGGCCGTAGGTGGAGTTACCTTGCTGTCTGGTGTAGCAATCGTCTTTATCGTAGGGGTCATGGTGTTGAAGCTCATCATTGACTGGTTCCTGCATACGGATATGGGTCTGGATTTGCGGGCGACAGGTGACAACTCGAAGATGATCCGCAGCTTTGGGGTAAACACGGATTCGACTACGATCATCGGTTTGGCTCTCTCCAATGGCTTGGTAGCTTTAGCTGGTGCGTGGGTAGCCCAATATCAAGGCTTTGCGGATGTAGGAATGGGGATCGGGATGATCGTCATCGGTCTCGCTTCCGTTATTGTCGGGGAAGTTTTGTTTGGCAGTTCTTCGATTTTCCGAGTGACGCTTGCTGTCATTCTCGGCTCGATTGTGTACCGCTTGGTCATTGCACTGGCTCTGGATGCAGGGCTTAATCCTTCTGACATGAAGCTGATTACTGCCCTGATTGTTATCTTTGCCCTGACAGTTCCAACTGTGGCAAAAGGCATTTGGAAAAAGCAAGCGGGACGCACGGCAAGGGGAGGAAGCAGCGATGCTTAA
- a CDS encoding ABC transporter substrate-binding protein: MFKQKKSIKIFQSFLFPLLLLSVTACGQQSTTPANNSTPAPATTTAPAPSETKQLTIGIAQFVEHPALDAAREGFISQLAKNGYEKDKQVKIDVQSAQASMDTAIQIAQKFEADKVDLVLAIATPTAQAAAQTSKEIPILFTAVTDPVEAGLVAAMDKPGANVTGTSDMNPVEEQLKLIKEMKADAKSVGIIYSSGEVNSKVQVDAAKAVAGKLGLEIKEAAITSATEVKQAAESMVGKVDAFYVPTDNMVVSSIAAVIGVAEAQKIPVIAGEENSVKSGAIATYGIDYTKLGEQTADMAAKILKGEAKPADMAVEVQADMKLVLNKKAAEKMGVTIPQAMLDRAGQVIE; this comes from the coding sequence ATGTTCAAACAAAAGAAGAGTATTAAAATTTTTCAGAGTTTTTTATTTCCTTTATTGCTTTTGTCTGTTACCGCTTGTGGACAGCAAAGCACTACCCCTGCAAACAATTCTACACCAGCTCCTGCAACTACGACGGCACCTGCTCCGTCTGAAACCAAGCAGTTGACAATTGGCATTGCCCAATTCGTTGAACACCCTGCTTTGGATGCAGCAAGAGAGGGCTTTATCAGCCAACTGGCTAAAAACGGCTACGAAAAAGACAAGCAAGTAAAAATCGATGTGCAATCCGCTCAAGCGAGCATGGATACAGCCATTCAGATTGCCCAAAAATTCGAGGCTGACAAAGTAGATTTGGTGTTGGCCATTGCGACTCCAACGGCACAAGCTGCTGCACAAACCAGTAAAGAGATTCCGATCCTGTTTACTGCGGTAACAGACCCGGTAGAAGCTGGTCTCGTAGCTGCGATGGACAAGCCGGGAGCCAACGTAACCGGTACATCGGATATGAACCCTGTCGAAGAGCAATTGAAGCTGATTAAAGAAATGAAAGCTGATGCGAAATCTGTTGGAATCATTTATAGTTCTGGTGAAGTCAACTCCAAGGTACAGGTAGATGCGGCAAAAGCTGTAGCGGGCAAGCTTGGTTTAGAAATCAAAGAAGCAGCAATTACGAGCGCGACAGAAGTGAAGCAAGCCGCTGAGTCCATGGTGGGCAAAGTAGATGCTTTCTACGTACCGACTGACAACATGGTTGTATCTTCGATTGCAGCTGTTATCGGTGTAGCGGAAGCACAAAAAATTCCGGTCATCGCAGGGGAAGAAAACTCTGTGAAGAGCGGAGCGATTGCCACTTACGGGATCGACTACACGAAGCTGGGCGAGCAAACTGCCGATATGGCAGCAAAAATCCTGAAGGGTGAAGCGAAGCCAGCTGATATGGCTGTAGAAGTGCAAGCAGACATGAAGCTCGTATTGAATAAGAAAGCAGCGGAAAAAATGGGTGTGACGATTCCGCAAGCCATGCTCGACCGTGCTGGACAAGTGATCGAGTAA
- a CDS encoding ABC transporter substrate-binding protein, which produces MRRAVSMVLTALLAFSLAACGNETGGKTETAATTGQGQTVKLGLTQFVEHPALDAIHKGILDGLKDAGYEEGKNLEVDSQNAHGDMNNTVSIAQKYAGDKKDIVVAIATPSAQAAAKAIADKPVVFSSVTDPISAQLVGSLEKPDKNVTGTSDKVSMEQQLKLVKTFLPELKKLGVIYTTSEINSEVQVKELEDAAQKEGVEIIKAGISQLSEVQLAAQGLASKADAIIIPIDNTVVSSFEAVLGAAEENKIPVFASDTDTVKRGAVATYGIDYYQIGKQTGDMAARILKGQTVADTPVEISKQADLYINETAAAKFGLTISEALKQQAKEIIK; this is translated from the coding sequence ATGAGACGAGCAGTCAGTATGGTACTGACCGCATTGCTGGCGTTTTCTTTGGCAGCATGTGGCAACGAAACAGGTGGGAAAACAGAGACAGCAGCAACGACAGGCCAAGGGCAAACAGTGAAGCTGGGGCTGACACAATTCGTGGAGCACCCTGCGCTGGATGCTATTCATAAAGGAATTTTGGATGGTCTGAAGGATGCTGGCTACGAAGAGGGCAAGAACTTGGAGGTAGACTCCCAGAACGCCCATGGTGACATGAACAATACCGTCTCGATCGCACAGAAGTATGCCGGAGATAAAAAGGATATTGTCGTAGCGATTGCGACGCCATCCGCTCAGGCTGCAGCCAAGGCGATTGCTGACAAACCTGTTGTTTTCAGTTCCGTAACAGACCCGATCTCGGCTCAACTGGTTGGCAGTCTGGAGAAGCCAGACAAAAATGTCACCGGGACGTCCGATAAAGTATCGATGGAACAACAATTAAAGCTGGTGAAAACCTTCCTGCCTGAGCTGAAAAAGCTGGGCGTGATCTATACGACCTCCGAAATTAATTCAGAGGTACAGGTCAAGGAATTGGAAGACGCAGCGCAAAAAGAAGGCGTAGAAATCATCAAGGCAGGCATTTCACAGTTATCCGAAGTGCAGCTGGCAGCTCAAGGGCTCGCTAGTAAAGCAGATGCCATTATTATCCCAATTGACAACACCGTCGTATCCTCCTTTGAAGCGGTACTCGGAGCAGCAGAGGAAAACAAAATCCCTGTATTTGCTTCTGATACCGATACAGTGAAACGTGGAGCGGTTGCTACTTACGGGATTGATTACTACCAAATCGGTAAACAAACAGGCGATATGGCTGCCCGTATCTTAAAAGGGCAAACTGTTGCTGATACTCCTGTAGAGATTTCGAAACAAGCTGATTTGTATATTAATGAAACAGCTGCTGCAAAGTTTGGGCTCACTATTTCTGAGGCACTCAAACAACAGGCGAAAGAAATCATCAAGTAA
- a CDS encoding hemolysin family protein, protein MAIWGSLFNLILVMILVLLNGFFVATEFAIVKVRESRIAQLAAEGNKRAVDVERVLHNLDAYLSACQLGITLASLGLGWLGEPAIAHLLHPVFRYFHLNETVVTSISFIIAFSVITFLHIVLGELAPKTLAIQYSEKVVLAVAKPIQLFYKIMYPFIQMLNWSASRFLALFHISLEPHQEAHTEEEIRILVNESHKSGLIDQTELMLVDNIFDFSETMAREIMVPRTDMVVLNLRDPFDENVKHVQNGRFTRYPVVDGDKDHVVGSLHIKDMLTGLLEGESHDLQTFMRSILTVPETISISRLLTMLQKQRGQMAIIIDEYGGTAGLVTLEDIMEEIVGDIQDEFDDERPEVERSDGMLSLDGRMLLEEVGDYLDIELESSDVDTLAGWIYMQIDHPPRVGDRVKEGMYEFVVGEVDHYRITRVYAKKIGKAEEEISSQ, encoded by the coding sequence ATGGCAATTTGGGGAAGCTTGTTTAATTTGATCTTGGTCATGATCCTCGTACTCCTGAACGGGTTCTTTGTTGCGACTGAATTCGCGATCGTAAAAGTTAGGGAATCGCGCATTGCCCAGCTTGCAGCGGAAGGAAACAAGCGCGCTGTTGACGTCGAGAGGGTCCTGCACAATTTGGATGCCTATCTCTCCGCGTGCCAACTCGGGATTACGCTCGCTTCATTAGGGCTCGGTTGGCTAGGGGAGCCTGCCATCGCGCATCTCTTGCATCCAGTTTTTCGTTATTTCCATTTAAATGAAACGGTTGTTACCAGTATTTCCTTTATTATCGCTTTTTCGGTGATTACGTTTTTGCATATCGTTCTGGGGGAGCTGGCTCCGAAGACATTGGCTATTCAATACTCCGAAAAGGTAGTATTGGCAGTAGCGAAGCCGATCCAGCTCTTTTACAAAATCATGTATCCCTTTATTCAAATGCTGAACTGGTCCGCGAGCCGTTTTCTTGCGCTTTTTCATATATCCTTGGAGCCGCATCAGGAAGCACATACAGAAGAAGAGATTCGCATTCTTGTCAATGAAAGTCATAAAAGCGGCTTGATTGATCAAACCGAACTGATGCTGGTCGATAATATTTTTGATTTCTCGGAGACGATGGCAAGAGAAATCATGGTTCCGCGTACGGATATGGTTGTCTTGAACCTGCGCGATCCCTTTGACGAAAACGTCAAGCATGTCCAAAACGGGCGGTTTACCCGCTACCCAGTAGTGGATGGTGACAAGGATCATGTAGTAGGCAGCCTGCACATTAAAGATATGCTGACTGGGCTATTAGAAGGAGAGAGCCATGACCTTCAGACCTTCATGCGTTCTATTTTGACTGTACCGGAGACGATCTCGATCAGCCGGTTGTTGACCATGCTGCAAAAACAGCGAGGACAAATGGCGATTATCATTGACGAGTATGGGGGCACTGCCGGGCTGGTGACCCTCGAGGATATAATGGAAGAAATTGTTGGTGACATTCAAGACGAGTTCGACGACGAGCGCCCGGAGGTGGAGCGCAGTGACGGAATGCTGTCACTAGACGGGCGTATGCTACTGGAAGAAGTGGGCGATTATCTGGACATCGAATTGGAGTCGAGCGATGTCGATACGCTAGCAGGCTGGATTTACATGCAAATCGATCATCCGCCGCGCGTGGGGGATCGAGTAAAAGAGGGGATGTACGAATTTGTCGTGGGAGAAGTCGACCATTACAGAATCACCAGGGTATATGCAAAGAAAATCGGCAAAGCAGAGGAAGAAATCAGTTCCCAGTAA